GCTAGTCGGTTGTGCGCCGACTTGAAAACTGGTTGACCACGTATTATTCATTTTAGCCAATGTTTTCCCAGAATGAATGGAGATTATTGGGAAGTTTTCAAGGTGAAAATTAGTCCGTACAGATTGCCCATTGCTAACTTGTTCCATTTTCCAATTATCAGGACTTAAACAAGCTTGTGTGAAAGCAACGGCTTCTTTGTAACTTTCCAGTGCATCTACTTGATTATTAAAACCTTTTTGACATTGATAAGCGAGTTGTTGTCCTGAAAATTGACTGATTTGGCATTGGTCACCGACTAATTGATATTTAGCTTGCCAAATATCGGCGTATTTATTGGTTACTTTTTGTGATTTAAGGCCATTAAACTCATTACTGTAGCCTTTGACTAATGCATTAATTTTATCACAGGCTGAAAGTTTCTCGACTTCAGCTTGTTGTTCAGGTGTTAAAGTCGCGTTACACGCACTTAAAATAAAAAGTGAACTAAGCAATGGTATAAAACGTAGCATAAATCAACTGTCCATAGGAATTTTCTAAAAGGATAACGAACTCACTGCCTAAAAGCTATTGCCTCAATTAAAAAAGAACGAATTGTCATTGTGTTATCGCTGAAAATTCGTTCTAACAGGTGATAATTGCTTATTTATGGCGTTGTTGTAAGTTCTCGATAACTTGTGTCACTGGCACATCGGCTTTTTGTAACAAGACGAGTAAATGAAATAATAAATCAGCTGATTCGTTGATCAGCTCTTCTCGGTCACGTTTAACTGCAGCAAGTGCCACTTCAACGCCTTCTTCGCCTACTTTTTGTGCACTGCGACTGATGTCTTTGGCGAATAGAGATGCGGTGTAACTGGTGTCTGCAGAGGCCGTTTTACGTGATTCAATCACTCGGTTAAGCTGACCAAGAAAAGCGAAATCAGGAGCCGCTTGCGCAAAACAGCTTTGTGTGCCGAGGTGGCAGGTTGGCCCATCAGGTGTTGCTAAAACGAGTATTGAATCGCGATCGCAATCTGTGTGAATGCTATTTACGTGCAGATAATGTTGCGAACTCTCACCTTTTGTCCACAAACGCTG
This Pseudoalteromonas ulvae UL12 DNA region includes the following protein-coding sequences:
- the hisIE gene encoding bifunctional phosphoribosyl-AMP cyclohydrolase/phosphoribosyl-ATP diphosphatase HisIE, which produces MKIDLSNYQTIDFEKSDLIPAIVQDSATGVILMQGFMNQAALQKSLTDDKVTFFSRSKQRLWTKGESSQHYLHVNSIHTDCDRDSILVLATPDGPTCHLGTQSCFAQAAPDFAFLGQLNRVIESRKTASADTSYTASLFAKDISRSAQKVGEEGVEVALAAVKRDREELINESADLLFHLLVLLQKADVPVTQVIENLQQRHK